A region of Gemmatimonadota bacterium DNA encodes the following proteins:
- a CDS encoding beta-lactamase family protein, translating to MLRTATSRLLLLAALVAAPLQAQLVAQTTPAAQRVEGTSRARLRNLTTLLDDYVAQGKLAGGVLRVQRHGQVVYEHAFGMRDREAKDSMRADGIFRIASQTKALVSVGIMMLQEEGKLLIDQPLSRYLPEWEKTTVAVAKSGGGYDVVPAKRQIRLRDLLTHTAGIGYGYGPASDQWKAAGIQGWYFADRNETVAAVMKRMAALPMDAQPGAAFVYGYNTDILGAVIEAVSGQTLAEFLKARLFVPLRMTSTAFYVDPANRGRFATVYTAVNGKLEPSPTPGAMTGQGAYVDGPRIAFSGGAGITSTAGDYARFLQMLLNGGQLDGARILSPTTVKLMTVNHAGTLYGSDGFGLGFSIKQTLGTSGLPGSLGEYGWGGAYHSTYWVDPQEDMVVTYMTNLNDTGGVDDHQRIRALIYAAIVGK from the coding sequence ATGCTCCGCACCGCCACCAGCCGCCTGCTGCTGCTCGCCGCGTTGGTGGCGGCTCCGCTGCAGGCGCAACTCGTCGCGCAAACGACACCAGCCGCCCAGAGGGTCGAGGGCACCTCGCGGGCCCGACTCCGCAATCTCACCACCCTGCTCGACGACTACGTGGCGCAGGGCAAGCTCGCGGGCGGCGTGCTGCGCGTCCAGCGGCATGGCCAGGTCGTCTACGAGCATGCCTTTGGAATGCGCGACCGCGAGGCGAAGGACAGCATGCGCGCCGATGGCATCTTCCGGATCGCCTCGCAGACCAAGGCGCTGGTGAGCGTCGGCATCATGATGCTGCAGGAGGAAGGGAAGCTGCTGATCGATCAGCCGCTCTCCCGCTACCTCCCGGAGTGGGAAAAGACGACGGTCGCGGTCGCGAAGAGCGGTGGCGGATACGACGTGGTGCCGGCCAAGCGTCAGATCAGGCTCCGCGACCTCCTCACCCACACCGCCGGCATCGGTTACGGCTACGGCCCCGCCAGCGATCAGTGGAAGGCCGCGGGGATTCAGGGGTGGTACTTCGCCGACCGCAACGAGACCGTCGCGGCCGTCATGAAGCGCATGGCCGCGCTGCCGATGGACGCGCAGCCCGGCGCGGCGTTCGTCTACGGCTACAACACCGACATTCTCGGCGCCGTGATCGAAGCCGTCTCCGGGCAGACTCTCGCCGAGTTCCTCAAGGCACGGCTGTTCGTGCCGCTCCGGATGACCAGCACCGCCTTCTACGTCGACCCGGCCAACCGTGGCCGCTTCGCGACCGTCTACACCGCCGTCAACGGCAAGCTCGAGCCCTCGCCGACGCCGGGCGCGATGACCGGCCAGGGGGCGTACGTCGACGGGCCGCGGATCGCCTTCTCCGGCGGCGCCGGCATCACCTCGACGGCCGGCGACTATGCCCGATTTCTGCAGATGCTCCTCAACGGCGGCCAACTGGACGGCGCACGAATCCTCTCGCCGACCACCGTCAAGCTGATGACCGTCAACCATGCCGGCACCCTCTATGGCAGCGACGGCTTCGGCCTCGGCTTCTCCATCAAGCAGACCCTTGGCACCTCCGGCCTGCCGGGCTCCCTCGGCGAATACGGCTGGGGCGGCGCCTACCACTCGACCTACTGGGTCGACCCGCAAGAGGATATGGTCGTCACGTACATGACCAACCTCAACGACACCGGCGGCGTCGATGACCACCAGCGGATTCGGGCGTTGATCTACGCGGCGATTGTCGGGAAGTAA
- a CDS encoding DinB family protein, whose amino-acid sequence MRLPLLLLLAASPLAAQSGNHVAGTVRDVWTPTIGFITTAAEEMPEAKYAFRPVAGVRTFGELIGHVAGAQNMICAAVLGDPQPKEDAVEKSATTKAALVAALKASTAYCAKAYAISDAAIHQEITIWGEKRSKLWALVTNAAHDDEHYGNIVTYLRMNGMVPPSSRGQ is encoded by the coding sequence ATGCGCCTCCCCCTCCTCCTCCTCCTCGCCGCCTCTCCACTCGCCGCCCAGTCCGGCAATCATGTCGCCGGCACGGTCCGCGACGTCTGGACGCCGACCATCGGCTTCATCACCACGGCCGCCGAGGAAATGCCCGAGGCGAAGTACGCCTTCCGGCCGGTGGCGGGGGTGCGGACGTTCGGCGAACTGATCGGCCATGTCGCCGGAGCCCAGAACATGATCTGCGCCGCCGTCCTCGGCGATCCGCAGCCGAAGGAGGACGCCGTGGAGAAGTCGGCGACGACCAAGGCGGCGCTGGTCGCGGCACTCAAGGCCTCGACCGCCTACTGTGCCAAGGCGTATGCCATCTCCGACGCGGCGATCCACCAGGAGATCACCATCTGGGGCGAGAAGCGCAGCAAGCTCTGGGCACTGGTGACCAACGCGGCCCACGACGATGAGCACTACGGCAACATCGTCACCTACCTGCGGATGAATGGCATGGTCCCGCCGTCGAGCCGGGGGCAGTGA
- a CDS encoding DUF2892 domain-containing protein → MCPDGIIRRFAGLFVLLSLALAHWVNPAWYYFTAFVGVNLVQSSFTGFCPLEKILGAAGVLGCKKA, encoded by the coding sequence ATGTGTCCTGATGGCATCATCCGCCGCTTCGCCGGCCTGTTCGTCCTGCTCTCGTTGGCGCTCGCCCATTGGGTGAACCCGGCGTGGTACTACTTCACCGCGTTCGTCGGGGTGAATCTGGTGCAATCGAGCTTCACGGGATTCTGCCCGCTGGAGAAGATCCTGGGGGCGGCGGGGGTGTTGGGGTGCAAAAAGGCGTAG
- a CDS encoding efflux RND transporter permease subunit, whose translation MGIAGKIAASWLHSKLTPLVTIASLAVGALAIVATPREEEPQISVPMIDVMAQLPGAGPNEVEQTILRPIERRMREIAGVEHVYGVAGDGWAMATVRFAVGEPQDLSVAKVHAKLMAAMGDMPPGASPPLVTPHSIDDVPILALTLHGGGLDAEGLRQIAVHLEDELRTLPDVARTFTVGGSPRQLRVTLDPARLAAAGVSPGEVVQALRGATARMQAGELTTSQGVLLVEVGAPITTAAEAAQVIVASRQGRPIPLGAVATVSEGPAEATRQVSYADSLGTAPAVTIALAKRPGANATAVTHAALARVEAAKGRIIPANVAVVVTRDYGETAGEKASELILHLVLATLSVTVLIGFFLGWREALVVLVAVPVTLALTLFVYYLLGYTLNRITLFALIFSIGILVDDAIVVVENIYRHLAMGGKDADVAAIEGVDEVGNPTILATFTVIAAILPMAFVSGMMGPYMRPIPIGASAAMLASLGVAFVITPWLAIRLLKGHVKPSGHAEAESAAIANGRYSRLMRGLIENRSRRRLVYLGTVGLLLASMALLAVRLVQVKMLPFDNKSEFQVVLDFPEGTPLETSTAAVDEIAAVLRTVPEVVSTQTYAGTAAPFNFNGLVRHYFLRQGTHVADVQVNLLPKGERSRQSHEIAVGVRPLVVEIATRYGARAKIAEIPPGPPVMSTLVAEVYGPDDATRLAAAERVRQVMEATPGVVDVDWSVEAPQHRLSLRVDRARAGAAGVAVEQITSVLALGLSGMPVGLASQPSAREPVMIVPRLATADRQDLSALLALPVATPTGPLPLGRFVTVDSLTRTSARQSRNLRPLIYITADVADVVESPVYAILAMNAALDTVRVNGQAIARYNAVQPDQLDELALKWDGEWQVTIEVFRDLGLAFAVVLLLIYLLVVGWFQSYTIPLVIMAPIPLTLIGILPGHAITGAFFTATSMIGMIALAGIIVRNSILLVDFIQLAEARGESLERAVIEAGAVRFRPIALTAAAVVIGGIVMVLDPIFQGLAVALMFGAVAATALTMVLVPLLYWELMRRRGRQESQS comes from the coding sequence ATGGGCATCGCCGGCAAGATTGCCGCGTCGTGGCTGCACTCGAAGCTCACCCCGTTGGTGACGATCGCGTCGCTGGCGGTGGGTGCGCTGGCGATCGTCGCCACACCGCGCGAGGAAGAGCCGCAGATCTCGGTCCCGATGATCGACGTGATGGCGCAGCTCCCTGGTGCCGGACCGAATGAGGTCGAGCAGACCATCCTTCGGCCGATCGAGCGCCGGATGCGCGAGATCGCCGGCGTGGAGCACGTCTATGGCGTGGCCGGCGACGGCTGGGCGATGGCGACCGTCCGCTTTGCGGTGGGCGAGCCGCAGGACCTGAGCGTCGCCAAGGTGCACGCCAAGTTGATGGCCGCGATGGGCGACATGCCGCCCGGGGCGTCGCCGCCGCTGGTGACCCCCCACTCGATCGATGACGTCCCGATCCTGGCGCTGACGCTGCACGGCGGTGGGCTCGATGCCGAGGGATTGCGTCAGATCGCCGTCCATCTCGAGGACGAACTGCGCACGCTCCCCGACGTGGCCAGGACCTTCACGGTGGGTGGGTCGCCGCGCCAGTTGCGGGTGACGCTCGATCCGGCGCGACTCGCTGCGGCTGGTGTGTCGCCGGGCGAGGTGGTGCAGGCGCTACGCGGCGCGACGGCGCGGATGCAGGCGGGTGAACTGACGACGTCGCAGGGTGTCCTGCTGGTGGAGGTCGGCGCGCCCATCACCACGGCGGCCGAGGCGGCGCAGGTGATTGTGGCGTCACGCCAGGGTCGCCCGATTCCGCTTGGCGCGGTCGCGACGGTGAGTGAGGGACCAGCTGAGGCGACGCGGCAGGTGTCGTATGCCGACTCGCTCGGGACGGCGCCGGCAGTGACGATCGCGTTGGCCAAGCGCCCCGGTGCCAATGCCACAGCGGTGACGCACGCCGCGCTCGCGCGGGTCGAGGCGGCCAAGGGGCGGATCATCCCGGCGAACGTCGCCGTGGTGGTGACCCGCGACTACGGCGAGACCGCTGGCGAAAAGGCCTCGGAGCTGATCCTCCACCTGGTCCTCGCCACGCTGTCGGTGACGGTGCTGATCGGCTTCTTCCTCGGATGGCGCGAGGCGCTGGTCGTGCTGGTGGCCGTTCCGGTCACGCTCGCCCTGACGCTCTTCGTCTACTACCTGCTCGGCTACACGCTGAACCGGATCACGCTCTTCGCGCTGATCTTCTCGATCGGCATCCTGGTCGACGATGCGATCGTGGTGGTCGAGAACATCTACCGGCACCTTGCGATGGGCGGGAAGGACGCCGACGTGGCCGCCATCGAGGGGGTCGACGAGGTCGGCAATCCGACGATCCTGGCGACCTTCACGGTGATCGCGGCGATCCTGCCGATGGCCTTCGTGTCGGGGATGATGGGGCCGTACATGCGGCCGATTCCGATCGGCGCCTCGGCGGCGATGCTCGCCTCGCTCGGCGTGGCGTTCGTCATCACGCCGTGGCTGGCGATCCGGTTGCTCAAGGGGCATGTGAAGCCGAGTGGTCATGCCGAGGCCGAGTCGGCGGCGATCGCCAACGGGCGCTACTCGCGACTCATGCGCGGCTTGATCGAGAACCGGTCGCGTCGACGGCTGGTCTATCTCGGCACCGTCGGCCTGTTGCTCGCCTCGATGGCGCTGCTGGCCGTGCGGCTGGTGCAGGTGAAGATGTTGCCGTTCGACAACAAGTCGGAGTTCCAGGTGGTCCTCGACTTCCCCGAGGGGACGCCGTTGGAGACCTCGACGGCCGCCGTCGACGAGATCGCGGCGGTCCTGCGCACGGTCCCCGAGGTGGTGAGCACCCAGACGTATGCCGGCACGGCCGCGCCGTTCAACTTCAACGGCCTGGTCCGGCACTACTTCCTGCGGCAGGGAACGCACGTGGCGGACGTGCAGGTCAACCTGCTGCCGAAGGGGGAACGCAGTCGGCAGAGTCACGAGATCGCGGTCGGGGTCCGTCCGCTGGTGGTGGAGATCGCCACCCGGTATGGCGCGCGCGCGAAGATCGCCGAGATCCCGCCGGGGCCGCCGGTGATGAGCACGCTGGTCGCCGAGGTGTATGGGCCGGATGACGCCACGCGGCTCGCCGCCGCCGAGCGCGTGCGGCAGGTGATGGAGGCGACGCCGGGCGTGGTGGATGTGGACTGGAGTGTCGAGGCGCCGCAGCACCGGCTCTCGTTGCGGGTCGACCGCGCGCGGGCTGGGGCCGCTGGTGTCGCCGTCGAGCAGATCACCTCCGTGCTGGCGCTTGGCCTCTCCGGGATGCCGGTCGGCCTGGCCTCGCAGCCGAGTGCGCGCGAGCCGGTGATGATCGTGCCGCGACTCGCCACGGCCGATCGGCAGGACCTCTCCGCGTTGCTCGCCCTGCCGGTGGCCACTCCGACGGGACCGCTGCCACTCGGCCGTTTCGTCACCGTCGATTCGCTCACGCGGACGTCGGCTCGGCAGTCGCGCAACCTGCGGCCGCTGATCTACATCACCGCGGACGTGGCCGACGTGGTGGAGTCGCCGGTCTACGCGATCCTCGCCATGAACGCGGCGCTCGATACCGTCCGCGTGAATGGTCAGGCGATCGCGCGGTACAATGCGGTCCAACCGGACCAGCTCGACGAGCTCGCGCTGAAGTGGGACGGCGAGTGGCAGGTGACCATCGAAGTGTTCCGCGACCTCGGGCTCGCCTTCGCGGTGGTGCTGCTGCTGATCTATCTGCTGGTGGTGGGGTGGTTCCAGTCGTACACGATCCCGCTGGTGATCATGGCGCCGATTCCGCTCACGCTCATCGGCATTCTCCCCGGGCATGCCATCACGGGCGCCTTCTTCACGGCGACGTCGATGATCGGGATGATCGCCCTGGCCGGCATCATCGTCCGGAACTCGATCCTGCTGGTGGACTTCATTCAGCTGGCGGAGGCGCGTGGCGAATCGCTGGAACGGGCGGTGATCGAGGCGGGCGCGGTGCGCTTCCGGCCGATCGCGCTGACCGCGGCCGCCGTGGTGATCGGCGGGATCGTGATGGTGCTCGATCCGATCTTCCAGGGGCTGGCCGTGGCGCTGATGTTCGGCGCGGTCGCCGCGACGGCGCTGACGATGGTGCTGGTGCCACTGCTGTACTGGGAATTGATGCGCCGCCGTGGGCGGCAGGAGTCGCAATCATGA
- a CDS encoding PAS domain-containing protein, with protein MLLPAVMALSANALLLLAMVTIYDLVTAKLRPALRGRRDAVLGILLGAIGIALMMVPFKVGPGIQFDARGVLLVVAGLYAGLAPAGIAMAMTAAYRLSLGGEGALMGVVTIMASGGIGLAWRHWRRSRLANLAWPELLALGIAVNLTTLLGTVLLPPDHRAAARDDVMIPLLLVLPLATMVLGLLMRDRLRRGRDFRSLKATEERLALALAAGGQGTYDLDVRTGEAIVSPEYASMLGYDPATFRETNAAWIERLHPDDREHVAAAFRDYISGNRPEYRVEFRQRTAHGEWLWIRSVGRTMARDQHGAPLRMLGTHTDISEQKAAELTARLEMVALDAAADAVVITDRNGVIHWCNPAFTTLTGYSREEALGSSPRLLSRSGAQDQAFYEEMWSTLLRGEVWRGELINRRKDQSRYVEQQTITPVSDPQGVVTHFIAIKRDVTAQRRFEAQFHQSQKMESVGRLAGSVAHDFNNLLTVINSSIDLAQATLPPDHEARPDLQEAERAGARAVLLTRQLLGFSRQQPAKVSRVDLAEVVRGLLPMLERLIGENIEIETRFAETLPPVLIDRGQMEQVVMNLAINARDAMPTGGTLTLAMANTRLPSEDGESWVELTVRDTGMGMDAEAQEHLFEPFFTTKEPGKGTGLGLATCLGIITGAGGRITASSTPGRGTSFTIRLPGARGDADTPLPATAAATPRAPSRPTGGPASVQRILVVDDEEPVRRVMRRVLERDGFEVLEAVDGDAALVAIAEHRDSLALVITDMMMPGLSGGELIASVRAGGSAMPVILTSGYSVEFTRERAGVGADVTIVSKPFMIDQLLATVRSVLAATN; from the coding sequence ATGCTACTTCCCGCCGTGATGGCGCTGTCCGCCAACGCCCTCCTCCTGCTTGCCATGGTGACCATCTACGACCTGGTCACAGCGAAGCTGCGTCCGGCGCTCCGGGGGCGGCGCGACGCCGTGCTCGGCATCCTGCTCGGAGCCATCGGGATCGCGTTGATGATGGTCCCCTTCAAGGTGGGACCGGGCATCCAATTCGACGCCCGGGGGGTCCTCCTCGTGGTGGCCGGCCTCTATGCCGGCCTCGCGCCCGCCGGAATCGCGATGGCGATGACGGCGGCGTATCGGCTTTCGCTCGGAGGCGAAGGTGCCCTGATGGGCGTGGTCACCATCATGGCATCAGGTGGGATCGGCCTCGCATGGCGTCACTGGCGTCGCTCCCGTCTGGCCAATCTCGCGTGGCCCGAACTCCTCGCCCTCGGGATCGCGGTCAACCTGACCACGCTCCTCGGAACGGTCCTGCTGCCGCCCGACCATCGCGCCGCGGCACGCGACGACGTGATGATCCCGCTCCTTCTGGTCCTGCCGCTCGCCACCATGGTGCTCGGACTCTTGATGCGGGACCGGCTGCGTCGCGGTCGCGATTTTCGCTCGCTCAAGGCCACCGAGGAGCGGCTGGCGCTGGCGCTCGCCGCCGGCGGCCAGGGGACGTATGACCTCGACGTACGTACCGGGGAGGCGATCGTCTCGCCGGAATACGCGTCCATGCTCGGGTACGATCCGGCAACCTTTCGGGAAACCAACGCGGCCTGGATCGAGCGCCTTCACCCCGACGATCGCGAGCACGTCGCTGCCGCCTTCCGCGACTACATCAGCGGGAATCGGCCGGAGTATCGAGTGGAGTTCCGGCAGCGCACGGCCCATGGGGAGTGGCTCTGGATTCGATCCGTGGGCCGGACCATGGCCCGCGACCAGCACGGCGCCCCGCTCCGGATGCTCGGCACCCACACCGACATCTCCGAGCAGAAGGCCGCGGAACTGACCGCCCGCCTCGAGATGGTCGCGCTCGATGCGGCCGCCGACGCCGTCGTGATCACCGATCGGAACGGCGTCATCCACTGGTGCAATCCGGCGTTCACGACGCTCACGGGGTACAGTCGCGAGGAGGCTCTCGGCAGCAGCCCCCGTTTGCTGAGTCGCTCGGGGGCACAGGATCAGGCGTTCTACGAGGAGATGTGGAGCACCTTGTTGCGTGGCGAGGTGTGGCGCGGCGAACTCATCAACCGCCGCAAGGATCAGAGCCGCTACGTCGAACAGCAGACGATCACCCCGGTGTCTGACCCGCAAGGCGTGGTCACCCACTTCATCGCCATCAAGCGCGATGTCACCGCGCAGCGCCGCTTTGAGGCCCAGTTCCACCAGTCGCAGAAGATGGAAAGCGTCGGTCGCCTCGCCGGGTCGGTCGCCCACGACTTCAACAATCTGCTCACCGTCATCAATTCGTCGATCGACCTGGCCCAGGCCACGCTGCCGCCGGACCACGAGGCCAGGCCCGACCTGCAGGAGGCGGAACGCGCCGGGGCGCGTGCCGTCCTGCTGACGCGGCAGCTGCTCGGATTTTCCCGCCAGCAACCCGCGAAGGTCTCGAGGGTCGACCTGGCCGAGGTGGTCCGTGGCCTGCTGCCGATGCTCGAACGGTTGATCGGGGAGAACATCGAGATCGAAACCCGATTCGCCGAGACCCTCCCGCCGGTGCTGATCGATCGGGGTCAGATGGAACAGGTCGTGATGAACCTGGCCATCAACGCGCGCGACGCGATGCCGACGGGTGGCACGCTCACGTTGGCCATGGCCAACACTCGCCTCCCGTCGGAAGACGGCGAGAGCTGGGTGGAGCTCACCGTACGCGACACCGGCATGGGGATGGACGCCGAGGCGCAGGAGCATCTCTTTGAACCGTTTTTCACGACCAAGGAACCCGGCAAGGGCACCGGACTTGGACTCGCGACGTGCCTCGGGATCATCACGGGTGCCGGCGGTCGCATCACGGCGTCGAGCACGCCGGGCCGGGGTACCAGCTTCACCATCCGACTGCCGGGCGCCAGAGGCGACGCCGACACGCCACTTCCGGCCACGGCGGCAGCGACACCACGCGCGCCGAGCCGTCCCACCGGCGGCCCGGCCTCGGTGCAGCGCATCCTGGTCGTCGACGATGAGGAGCCGGTCCGTCGTGTGATGCGGCGGGTGCTCGAGCGGGACGGCTTCGAGGTGCTCGAGGCGGTGGATGGCGACGCAGCGCTGGTCGCGATCGCGGAGCACCGCGACTCGCTGGCGCTGGTGATCACCGACATGATGATGCCGGGACTGAGCGGGGGGGAGCTGATCGCCAGCGTTCGCGCCGGGGGATCCGCGATGCCGGTGATCCTCACCTCCGGCTACTCGGTCGAGTTCACGCGCGAGCGGGCCGGAGTCGGTGCGGACGTCACCATCGTGAGCAAGCCCTTCATGATCGACCAGCTGCTGGCCACCGTCCGCAGCGTCCTCGCGGCCACCAACTAG
- a CDS encoding DUF2157 domain-containing protein yields the protein MAKQSAQQRADRIVAFRAELSELEAAGVATLDPVMATQIRAHHDAILTRLASETEVDLSRGEARLSAGMRAASILGAAALSAAWGFFVAATWNDIGRPARLALVTIPPILLAIGTAVAARREQSGYVASIVATVATIAFGVNLAALGVLYDLPDSRNFLLAVGSFAMILAYGYGLVLPLLGGIVGIGGWLWSLAAIPQGLWWDGAYGDFEPLALLGLGAIFLPRLVRRGPPSFTTTWRACGAAAVMVALLALGQTHSASLFDGMNAALLEGGYQLIGGASFAVMIWQGLARDRSELVRAGTIGMGMLLFLRAVDWFWELMPKWLFFLLVGALAFGTLLLLRRLRLAERRLP from the coding sequence ATGGCCAAGCAGAGCGCGCAGCAGCGCGCCGATCGCATCGTGGCGTTCCGCGCCGAGCTGTCCGAGCTCGAGGCGGCGGGCGTCGCGACGCTGGATCCGGTGATGGCCACGCAGATCCGCGCGCATCACGACGCCATTCTCACCCGGCTCGCCTCCGAGACGGAGGTCGATCTCTCGCGCGGCGAGGCGCGTCTCTCCGCCGGGATGCGGGCCGCGTCGATCCTCGGCGCCGCCGCGCTGTCGGCGGCGTGGGGCTTCTTCGTCGCGGCCACCTGGAACGACATCGGCCGGCCGGCGCGGCTGGCGTTGGTCACCATTCCGCCGATTCTCCTCGCCATCGGAACCGCCGTGGCCGCGCGCCGTGAGCAGAGTGGCTACGTGGCGTCGATCGTGGCGACGGTCGCCACGATCGCCTTCGGCGTGAACCTCGCCGCGCTCGGCGTGCTCTATGATCTCCCCGATTCGCGCAACTTCCTGCTGGCGGTCGGCAGCTTCGCGATGATCCTCGCCTACGGCTATGGCCTGGTGCTGCCACTGCTCGGCGGGATTGTCGGGATCGGCGGCTGGCTCTGGTCGCTGGCGGCGATTCCGCAGGGCCTCTGGTGGGACGGCGCGTATGGCGATTTCGAGCCGCTCGCCCTCCTCGGCCTCGGCGCGATCTTCCTGCCGCGTCTGGTGCGACGCGGTCCGCCCAGCTTTACCACGACGTGGCGGGCGTGTGGTGCCGCCGCGGTGATGGTTGCCCTGCTTGCGCTCGGCCAGACCCACAGCGCGTCGCTCTTCGACGGCATGAACGCGGCGCTCCTCGAGGGCGGCTACCAGCTGATTGGCGGGGCCAGCTTTGCCGTGATGATCTGGCAGGGCCTCGCACGGGATCGCAGTGAACTGGTCCGCGCGGGGACGATCGGGATGGGGATGCTCCTCTTCCTGCGGGCGGTCGACTGGTTCTGGGAGCTGATGCCGAAGTGGCTCTTCTTCCTGCTGGTGGGCGCGTTGGCATTCGGGACGCTGCTGCTGTTGCGGCGGTTGCGACTCGCGGAACGGAGGCTGCCATGA
- a CDS encoding DUF885 family protein, which yields MLRRVLPLLLLATPLAAQARDSVVPDLLALVARPRSEVAPVLERWSTDRAALGRRYAVEYSPERTNRFRSFYRSWQTELQRLPFEKLSRPGQVDFLLLDNKLRYELALLDREQKLAAEMAPLLPFAPTLFGLVEERRKFVRPAPADAAKRITAMTTALDAARASMMAPANRPTKIVALRAAEAAADLRGQFQGWLRFYQGYDAEMTWWVGEPAKRFDAALEAWRKYLREQLVGARDGQDEPIVGDPIGAEGLAVDLQAEMIAYTPAELIAIAEKEYAYLLGEAKKTARSMGLGDDWKKAAEKTKDDFAPVGTQTLAVRDMAFEAIQYVEKNNLVTVPPLAKEIWRMEMMSPAAQKVSPFFLGGEVIQVSSPTDGMTDEEKLMVLRANNLHGSRATVQHELIPGHHLQGFAAARNGTARGIFGTPFFHEGWALWWELYLWDRGFPVTPENRMGMLFWRMHRAARIIFSLKFHLGEWTPQQCIDFLVDAVGHERASATGEVRRSFNGSYSPLYQAGYLLGGMQLRALHTELVTSGKMTDRSFHDAVLAAGPMPIEMVRAQLEPDRPLTRTYRSAWRFGE from the coding sequence ATGCTCCGTCGTGTTCTGCCGTTGTTGCTCCTGGCCACCCCGCTTGCCGCGCAGGCGCGCGACTCGGTCGTCCCCGATCTGCTGGCGCTGGTGGCGCGGCCACGGAGTGAAGTGGCGCCGGTGCTCGAGCGTTGGTCGACCGACCGGGCGGCCCTGGGCCGACGGTACGCCGTGGAGTACTCGCCGGAGCGCACGAACCGGTTTCGCTCCTTCTACCGCTCCTGGCAGACCGAGCTGCAGCGACTTCCGTTCGAGAAGCTCTCGCGGCCGGGGCAGGTGGACTTCCTGCTGCTCGACAACAAGTTGCGCTACGAGTTGGCGCTGCTCGACCGCGAGCAGAAGCTCGCCGCCGAGATGGCGCCGCTGCTCCCCTTCGCGCCGACGTTGTTCGGCCTGGTCGAGGAGCGGCGGAAGTTCGTGCGCCCGGCGCCCGCCGATGCGGCGAAGCGGATCACCGCGATGACGACCGCGCTCGACGCCGCCCGCGCCTCGATGATGGCGCCCGCGAATCGGCCCACCAAGATCGTCGCGCTGCGTGCCGCGGAGGCGGCGGCCGACCTGCGCGGGCAGTTCCAGGGGTGGCTGCGCTTCTATCAGGGCTACGACGCCGAGATGACCTGGTGGGTGGGCGAGCCGGCCAAGCGCTTCGACGCGGCGCTCGAGGCGTGGCGCAAGTACCTGCGGGAGCAGCTGGTTGGTGCGCGGGATGGGCAGGATGAACCGATCGTCGGCGATCCGATCGGCGCCGAGGGGCTGGCGGTGGACCTGCAGGCCGAGATGATCGCCTATACGCCGGCGGAGTTGATCGCGATCGCGGAGAAGGAATACGCCTACCTGCTTGGTGAGGCGAAGAAGACGGCGCGCAGCATGGGCCTCGGCGACGACTGGAAGAAGGCCGCCGAGAAGACCAAGGACGACTTCGCGCCGGTCGGGACGCAAACGCTCGCGGTGCGCGACATGGCCTTCGAGGCCATCCAGTACGTCGAGAAGAACAACCTCGTGACGGTGCCGCCGCTGGCGAAGGAGATCTGGCGGATGGAGATGATGTCGCCGGCGGCGCAGAAGGTCTCGCCCTTCTTCCTCGGCGGCGAGGTGATCCAGGTGTCGTCGCCGACCGACGGGATGACCGACGAGGAGAAGCTGATGGTGCTGCGCGCCAACAACCTCCACGGGTCGCGCGCCACCGTGCAGCATGAGCTGATTCCGGGCCACCACCTGCAGGGTTTTGCCGCGGCGCGGAACGGCACCGCGCGCGGGATCTTCGGGACGCCGTTCTTCCACGAGGGGTGGGCGCTCTGGTGGGAGCTGTACCTCTGGGACCGCGGCTTCCCGGTGACACCGGAGAACCGGATGGGGATGCTCTTCTGGCGGATGCACCGCGCCGCCCGGATCATCTTCTCGTTGAAGTTCCACCTGGGTGAGTGGACGCCGCAGCAGTGCATCGACTTCCTGGTTGACGCGGTGGGCCACGAGCGGGCGAGCGCCACCGGCGAGGTGCGCCGCTCCTTCAACGGCAGCTACTCGCCGCTCTATCAGGCCGGCTACCTGCTCGGCGGGATGCAGTTGCGCGCCCTGCACACCGAGCTGGTGACCAGCGGCAAGATGACCGACCGGTCGTTCCACGACGCGGTGCTGGCGGCGGGGCCGATGCCGATCGAGATGGTGCGCGCGCAGTTGGAGCCGGACCGCCCCCTGACCCGCACGTATCGGAGCGCCTGGCGCTTCGGGGAGTGA